Genomic DNA from Candidozyma auris chromosome 1, complete sequence:
TATCCAACTTCATGCAAGATTGGCATCCAAAACTCTTGAAATGTTCTTGTTTCAACCTCTTGCAAACAGATAACGTCGGTTGCGAGACCAaggatttcttcttttAATGCATTCTTTCTATGCTCCCAATCCAACGCCCAAGAAGGTGTGTACAGATACAACTTTGTGGTGGCATAGTGCTGACACAAAGTATTGTAGGACATCAATGTGAACGTCTCCGAAGTACCCTTATCAGCGTGATCTTCCGAGTACGCTCCTGGATTCGTGACAGGATCGATGATCTCTCCATCCTCTGTCAACAAAAGCCATGATCTTGGCTTAGGTTCTGAGTACGTAGGTTCCATGTCCCTGAAGTAATTGATGAGGGCTTTGGGACCCCTCTCTGCAACCAAGTTTGCGATCTTCAAATCAATTGGATTGCCTTCAATACCCAAGAATAACAACTCTATCAAGTTTCTGAACTCAATAGGTAATGTTTTGATGTTATTGTCAAAAAGGTAAAGATAACGCAAGTTATAACAGAGACCCAACTCTGGAGGAACTTCGGTGATTCTATTGTGAGATAAATCCAACACTCTCAACCCCCGTAACTCTTTGATCTGTTTTGGAATCGTTGTAAGCTTATTGTGATTCAAATAAAGACTTTCCAAGAAGTCATATCTAAACAACTTTGGCAGGATGTTCAATAAACCCTGACCAGACATATCCAAATGGCACCACAATTGCTTACCATGAGTCCTTGCCATGAGCCTCTGttcctcgtcttcttccaaatccaTCTTTTTATTTCTCATTAACGCTGCAGGCGTGTTGGGGGTTTGAGCAGCGAGTTGCTGCTTCTCCTGTTCCTTCAACGCGTTCACAATTGTCTTGGTAGCCTCGATCAACGAGACAGTCTTAACTTCGTTATAGGGATTCTTGTTTTTCCTCGAGTTTTGGGCATATTGTTTGGCATAAAAGTGAGGAATGTCCTCGCTTCGAGATAGTTGGCACAACTGAGCTTGATGTTGCCAGTATATGGTGTTGGGATCATCAACGTTGATTGCATTCACTTTGGGCACAGAAGGCTGAAACCCTCCAGCGGAGATCGGTACGCTCAGAGCTTGCCCAGGCTGTTGGACTTGCAGGGATTGCTGTTGACTTTGCGCAGGTTGCAGTTGGGGCTGTTGTGGCTGCTGTGATTGCAACATGTTGACCTGCTGATTCATGAACTTCTGCGGATTCAAATTAGGGGGTTGTTGGATATTCTGGCGGAACTGATCTCCCTGCGCCTGCCCTTGATTCTGTTGGAAATGTTGAGGTGGGAAGAAACCCGGCCCTGGGGCCAGGTTGAATGAGTTGCCATTTCTTTGATAGTACTGATTTTCCTGGTATAAACCATCAGGATATGATGACCCAGAGGTATTGGATTGAGGCTGAGACTGAGGTTGGCCCTGTTGCAACTGCTGAAGCAAAATCTGCTGTGAAGGGATCCCTGGTTGCAGATTTGGCTGAAGCTTTTGGTTTGGGTTCATCGCCAATAACTCGAACTATCCTCACTGTTAAATATCTAACACAAGAACCGCAGCGAGCCCCCAAAAAAGCAACTTAAAAGCAATTCCTGGATCAAAGAAGACCGCTAGAATatgtttgattttttgcCGCTCAGTGGTTGGCGTCGactctttgttgaaaaagaaaaactgtACGAGGATGAGATTGGTGAATTTCGACACCACAAAACGGGATGTGATTCGCTTAGTAGTTTCGCAGTCAACAGTCTTCCGAAATCGGTTGAATTCACACACGAATGCTTCGATCGGTTCAAATTGATAAGGATTGAAGGCTTGTAGGAGAAGTGAACATCTAGAGGTGCAGTTTTCGTTGCAGGTCACGTTACAAGCTGTGTGCGACACGACTACCATAACACCGTTGATAGAGATGAAGTAGTCTCCTGTAACTACTTCTTATTATTTATAGTGAACCGAGGACCATGTTGCACGTTTATTAAACTGTTCTTAGAGTAATTGTGTTGTGCCAGTTGATGTTATCAAGCAAATGGGTGACTGGGTGAATTGCgagtggctgcgaaattgtTGAGGATCGCGGAGGTCAGAGATACTTTATTTCAGATATGAGTGGAATGTGATCAGATGGAAATTGCCGATCAGGAAATCCGGCAGCGTTCATACTGTagctttcatcaactttaCCCAAAACCTTGGTAGCTGCCAAATTTGATTTCGAGAACCATATGTGGTCCAAAACTGCAGTGAGACTTTTAGTATAGCTGGTAAAGTCAAGCTTTTCAGAGAATGAGTCGTCGAGAAGAGGCCCATAGGCTGGCACTAAAGAGAACTGATTGCGAAGCACATCATTAGAGATACTCTCGCCGTCTAGTTTTTCACCATAGTAGTAATCAGCTAGGTCCTTCTCTGAAGAAAGTCTCACGATCCCCCTGGAAAGAAGTTTGTAAACGGACGATGTAGGCGTAGAATTGAAGTCACCGCACATAAGTATGCACGGATTTTCCTCGTCACATTCTTCAGTGAACCTTGATAATTCATTTAGCAAGAGCTTAGTCTGCATCAATTTTACATCATTAAATGCGGGCAGCCAGTACAAATGTGTGTTCGTGACATATAGAATCTTTTTCGTTAGCTTATCGCGAAGCTTCACGAGAACGGCAACCGTGTTTCGAGGAATCAATCGAGACTTCATGTCCTCAGTAATTTGAAAACGGTCGGTATGTGTCGAGACGTAGTGACCGAAGTTGACCTTGTGGGATTTAAGTAGATCAAATCTATCTTTATTGATAAAAATAGCAACGCCGTCCATGAACTCAGGTGGCCGGGTACCCCAGTACGCCGGCTGGGGTTTTCGAAAGTAAACCAGTTCATAGTTTTTTACGGGAAAGTTTTTCCGCCATTCATGTTGATACACCAGGCACTCTagttcttgaaaacacATGATATCGCACGGTAGCTGTTCGATGATCCTGTTGATTAAAGGAAATCTGTAATGAGGCCAGTCTAGGAATCGAGGATCTAGATACTCAAATACCTGTTTCCAGACATAATGCTGCGAAAGTAAGTTATAAGACATGACGGAGAATGCTTCAGGAGATGTCCTCTCAAATTGAGCCCAATTGCGATAAGCCAATGCATCGAAGTCCTTCGGAATGGGTACCGAAGTGTGGGGGTATATTGGAGGCGTCAGCTCGACTCGACAGCTAGAGATGGAATGGAATACCCGCAGACATGAAACATTTGCCTTTACTAAAAGCTCTGTTCCACGAGATCCTAGCATCAACCAATTGACAGTGGCAAATAGCTGGGACAGTTTATATTATAAGGTGACATGAGGCAATGGTTTTACAATAGCCGCATCGCACAATTTACAGCAACATTGTAACGCCGAGTCGCGAAACGCCGATGGCTGCAAGATtattttcttctcccaGGAGAGTTCAGCAGTCCAGCATCACACTCACTAATGGCAGCAAATCCGCACGCTGACGACGTAGTTTCTCTAGCCTTTTCTCGCTTATTGGACCCTTGAGGAGCTTTCTATCGACACCCTTACATAAACCCTTGGTGGCCAAGCTACACACGTCACAGTTGGAACCCTGGGAGTTGCAAACCGTCTGCCCAAAGCCAACAAGTAGAGGGTTCACCTGTGCCCAAAGCCTGCGAGGCAACCACAGTTCGAGCTCTAGCCTTGTAACTTCGGGCTTATCAGTCTTTTTGACCCAACCCCATTTTTGTGCGAGCCGGTGAATGTGTACGTCCACGCCTATACCACTGTTAACCCCCCAACCAAACTGAAGCAAAAGATGTCCCATTTTCGGACCCACACCAGGAAGTTCCACCACTTCCTCTATCAGTTTCGGAATATCTCCATTGTGTTTTTCAGCAAGAATTTCACACGCTCTCTTAATGTACATTGCCTTACGGCGGTGGAAACCGACCCTCTGAATGAGCCCATCAATTTCTGTCTCTGTAGAGGCTCGAATGGCCTCGATACACACACCATCAGGGAAACCTTTGGAAATAAAGTACTCCTTCATTCTTTGCGTCGCCTCGTAGTTAATTTCGTCCTTGGTTTGTGAGGAAAGCATGAGCAGGATGAGAAGCTGAAACCTATAGAGGCGAGGCTGTCTCTCCAGAAGCTTTGGTGAAAGTGTATCGGGCATTTTCTCACATCCCATCGAGTCCACAGGTGTGAGGATTTTGCCTCGCATCTTCACAACCTCATTATATATCGCCAGCCAGTTTTTGGGCTGTCCTTCAGCTAAATCATCATCCGTGACTGTGGAGAAACACGTCCCGTTAATAGGCGAGATTGTGTCTCCCAGAACGATTTCAACGGTCTCCTGAACATGGTTTCTGACTTCCTGTTTAAATTCTTTCTTagcttcttccttcaccaCCTCTTGTATGACCTCGTCTGGTgtctcttccttgactgTTGAAGGGTGGCTCTCAATTTTCACCTCTCCAACTCTTGTCACCTCGAGCTTAGCTATGATTCTCAGAGACCTTCTTCGCTTCACAAGCTTCTCTACACCTGCTTTTGCCACTACACGCTTGATGGGCATGCTCAGAGTTTAAACAAATAGATCGGTAGCTATTTTGCCACATCGAGCTGATAGCTGTGCTTATATTGTACTACGCTGCGCAGAAGCCATTCTGCACAAATGCAGTGAAATCTCTCTCGACCAACATAAACGAAGTCCGAATACCGTGGGGTTGCATCGAGAGAATCACACAAAACCTGGTGATTCGGCGATATGGGGATCACAAATTGATTTTTCCAAAATTCACAAACGTCTCATCTTCACAGGTCAGGGAGTTTACGATTCCCATTGGACCGACCAGCCtcacaatggctgcgaaatggcAGACCCCTTGACCCGACAGACTCCCAAAAAAGACAGGAGGGTGGGTTCACGAAATGAAACAGTTTTACTAGAGACTCTCGAGATTTTTATTTCTATCGAGCGTTTTGATAATATCTACACCTCATAATTCAGAACTCTCTGTAACCCATGTTGGCGCATCCCTGGTGAGAATTAGTAACCGAGGTGTTCCTATTTGTGCGATAGTGGGAGACCATACTCACCTTGAGTCATATCTCGTGCATGTGCAGCGAAATTTACCTTCTCACAACGGGTTATGCTCTTGTGCACACTGGTAGACGAGAGCATTCTCGTCTTGACTTTGATCCTTTGAATCTTGtaatttttcacttttgaCAATTGTGAATTCTGAACCTTCTGTAtttgttgactttgattAGTTGAAGTTGTCTCCACAGCTGTATGTCTCCTGAAGCCCTTGAACCACCAAAGGGTTCGGATGCGAAAAGATCGAAGGGAAAGAAGTCTAAAACCCACCTTGACCCGCTGAAAACCATCACAGCACCTGGAACTTCTGTCCCTAGAATAGCTCAAGCTTGTGACAGATGTCGGGCAAAGAAGTCTAAGTGCGATGGGAAGCGGCCCGCCTGTTCTGCCTGCGCTGCTGTCGGTATCAAGTGTGTTGTATCTGATAAGCTATCCAGAAGAGCATTTCCCA
This window encodes:
- the CCR4 gene encoding CCR4-NOT core exoribonuclease subunit CCR4 is translated as MNPNQKLQPNSQPGIPSQQILLQQLQQGQPQSQPQSNTSGSSYPDGLYQENQYYQRNGNSFNSAPGPGFFPPQHFQQNQGQAQGDQFRQNIQQPPNLNPQKFMNQQVNMLQSQQPQQPQSQPAQSQQQSSQVQQPGQASSVPISAGGFQPSVPKVNAINVDDPNTIYWQHQAQLCQLSRSEDIPHFYAKQYAQNSRKNKNPYNEVKTVSLIEATKTIVNALKEQEKQQLAAQTPNTPAALMRNKKMDLEEDEEQRLMARTHGKQLWCHLDMSGQGLLNISPKLFRYDFLESLYLNHNKLTTIPKQIKELRGLRVLDLSHNRITEVPPELGLCYNLRYLYLFDNNIKTLPIEFRNLIELLFLGIEGNPIDLKIANLVAERGPKALINYFRDMEPTYSEPKPRSWLLLTEDGEIIDPVTNPGAYSEDHADKGTSETFTLMSYNTLCQHYATTKLYSYTPSWALDWEHRKNALKEEILGLATDVICLQEVETRTFQEFWMPILHEVGYKGFFFSKTRSKTMGEVESKKVDGCATFFRANKFQFIQKQNFEYNTVCMGSDKYKKTKDLFNRFMNKDHIALIVQLQHIETGEKINLVNTHLHWDPAFNDVKALQVGILLEELSGVIKKFNGTSSQEEVKNSSVIICGDFNSTRSSAVYQLFSTGSVSKHEDLEGKDYGKFTDEGFHHSFKLKSAYDHIAGDFPFTNYTPTFTDVIDYIWYTTSTLQVQGLLGKADEEYMSHHIGIPNAHFASDHIPLVTKFKLRKKGASAKKPDFKPDFKGGSSRKT
- a CDS encoding RNA exonuclease; translation: MDGVAIFINKDRFDLLKSHKVNFGHYVSTHTDRFQITEDMKSRLIPRNTVAVLVKLRDKLTKKILYVTNTHLYWSPAFNDVKLMQTKLLLNELSRFTEECDEENPCILMCGDFNSTPTSSVYKLLSRGIVRLSSEKDLADYYYGEKLDGESISNDVLRNQFSLVPAYGPLLDDSFSEKLDFTSYTKSLTAVLDHIWFSKSNLAATKVLGKVDESYSMNAAGFPDRQFPSDHIPLISEIKYL
- the NTG1 gene encoding bifunctional N-glycosylase/AP lyase, which gives rise to MPIKRVVAKAGVEKLVKRRRSSRIIAKLEVTRVGEVKIESHPSTVKEETPDEVIQEVVKEEAKKEFKQEVRNHVQETVEIVSGDTISPINGTCFSTVTDDDLAEGQPKNWSAIYNEVVKMRGKILTPVDSMGCEKMPDTLSPKLSERQPRLYRFQLLISLMLSSQTKDEINYEATQRMKEYFISKGFPDGVCIEAIRASTETEIDGLIQRVGFHRRKAMYIKRACEILAEKHNGDIPKSIEEVVELPGVGPKMGHLLLQFGWGVNSGIGVDVHIHRLAQKWGWVKKTDKPEVTRLELESWLPRRLWAQVNPLLVGFGQTVCNSQGSNCDVCSLATKGLCKGVDRKLLKGPISEKRLEKLRRQRADLSPLVSVMSDC